From Rhodococcus antarcticus, the proteins below share one genomic window:
- a CDS encoding NAD(P)-binding domain-containing protein has translation MGSVLLDHDLGPGGAWQHRWPSLTLATANPVHDLPGMPLEASTAQVRASEVVPGYFGRYEEHFGLDVQRPVHTSAVREGRGGRLDVETSEGTWHARAVLSATGTWERPFRPHYPGRFDGEQLHAADFRSAVPFRGRHVVVVGGGISAVQLLAEISRVAATTWVTRREPVWADGAFRPEDGRAAVARVEARVRAGLPPGSVVSVTGLLLTPELRAAREPGVLVRREMFTRLVPKGVEWADGEVQRAQVVLWCTGFRSSLDHLTPLHLRSPGGGITMDGALATRVAAEPRLHLLGYGPSASTIGANRAGRAAVREVRELLG, from the coding sequence TTGGGGTCGGTGCTGCTCGACCACGACCTCGGCCCCGGCGGGGCGTGGCAGCACCGGTGGCCGAGCCTCACCCTCGCCACCGCCAACCCCGTGCACGACCTTCCGGGCATGCCGCTGGAGGCCTCCACCGCCCAGGTCCGCGCCTCGGAGGTGGTGCCCGGCTACTTCGGCCGCTACGAGGAGCACTTCGGGCTGGACGTCCAGCGGCCGGTGCACACCTCTGCCGTGCGCGAGGGGCGCGGTGGTCGGCTGGACGTGGAGACGAGCGAGGGCACCTGGCACGCCCGGGCGGTGCTCAGCGCCACCGGCACCTGGGAGCGACCGTTCCGCCCGCACTACCCGGGCCGCTTCGACGGGGAGCAGCTGCACGCCGCGGACTTCCGCAGCGCCGTGCCGTTCCGCGGCCGCCACGTCGTGGTGGTGGGCGGCGGGATCTCCGCGGTGCAGCTGCTCGCCGAGATCAGCCGCGTCGCGGCCACGACGTGGGTCACCCGGCGGGAGCCGGTCTGGGCCGACGGTGCGTTCCGCCCGGAGGACGGGCGTGCGGCGGTCGCCCGGGTCGAGGCCCGGGTCCGGGCGGGTCTGCCCCCGGGGAGCGTGGTGAGCGTGACGGGGCTGCTGCTCACCCCGGAGCTGCGCGCCGCACGGGAGCCGGGGGTGCTGGTGCGGCGGGAGATGTTCACCCGGCTCGTGCCCAAGGGCGTGGAGTGGGCGGACGGCGAGGTGCAGCGGGCGCAGGTGGTCCTGTGGTGCACCGGTTTCCGCTCGTCGCTGGACCACCTGACCCCGCTGCACCTGCGCTCCCCCGGCGGCGGGATCACGATGGACGGCGCGCTGGCGACCCGGGTCGCGGCCGAGCCCCGGCTGCACCTGCTGGGCTACGGCCCCTCGGCCAGCACGATCGGGGCGAACCGGGCCGGACGGGCGGCCGTCCGTGAGGTGCGCGAGCTGCTGGGTTGA
- a CDS encoding aldo/keto reductase, which produces MTSVPNTPLNDGTTIPQLGYGVFQVPEDGTYKAVSAALAAGYRHIDTAKAYGNEAGVGKAIADSGIDRGELYVTTKLWNADQGYDSTLTAFDASLGRLGLEKLDLYLIHWPVPAKDEWVNTWKAFEKLQADGRVTSIGVSNFTVPFLERLLEETTVKPVLNQIELHPRFSQSELRAFHADHDIRTQAWSPLGGQGGSVLDKPELAAIGAAHGKTPAQVVIRWHLQLGNVVIPKSATPSRIKANIDVLDFELTGDEMASIATLDDGSRVGPDPAEANFE; this is translated from the coding sequence ATGACCTCGGTTCCCAACACGCCCCTGAACGACGGCACCACCATCCCGCAGCTCGGCTACGGGGTCTTCCAGGTGCCGGAGGACGGGACCTACAAGGCTGTCTCCGCCGCTCTTGCGGCCGGCTACCGGCACATCGACACCGCCAAGGCGTACGGCAACGAGGCGGGCGTCGGCAAGGCGATCGCCGACTCCGGCATCGACCGCGGCGAGCTGTACGTGACCACCAAGCTGTGGAACGCCGACCAGGGCTACGACTCGACGCTGACGGCCTTCGACGCCAGCTTGGGCAGGCTGGGGCTGGAGAAGCTCGACCTGTACCTCATCCACTGGCCCGTCCCGGCCAAGGACGAGTGGGTGAACACGTGGAAGGCCTTCGAGAAGCTGCAGGCCGACGGTCGGGTCACCTCGATCGGCGTCTCCAACTTCACGGTCCCGTTCCTCGAGCGCCTGCTCGAGGAGACGACGGTGAAGCCCGTGCTCAACCAGATCGAGCTGCACCCCCGGTTCTCGCAGTCCGAGCTCCGGGCCTTCCACGCCGACCACGACATCCGCACCCAGGCGTGGAGCCCGCTCGGTGGCCAGGGCGGGTCGGTGCTGGACAAGCCCGAGCTGGCGGCGATCGGCGCGGCCCACGGCAAGACCCCGGCCCAGGTGGTCATCCGCTGGCACCTGCAGCTCGGCAACGTCGTCATCCCCAAGTCGGCGACGCCCTCGCGGATCAAGGCCAACATCGACGTGCTCGACTTCGAGCTGACCGGGGACGAGATGGCCTCCATCGCCACGCTCGACGACGGCAGCCGTGTCGGCCCCGACCCGGCCGAGGCGAACTTCGAGTGA
- a CDS encoding DUF3037 domain-containing protein, with amino-acid sequence MTALPAPAVPAPVVPAPALHAYEYALLRVVPRVERGECLNAGVVLHCHALEHLSAVVSLDRARLHALDPGADAEAVEHALAAVVAVCLGHGAAGREPRGGRFRWLTAPRSTVVQPGPVHTGLTTDPAGDAVRLLARLVHPPG; translated from the coding sequence GTGACCGCCCTGCCCGCCCCTGCCGTGCCCGCCCCTGTCGTGCCCGCCCCTGCCCTGCACGCATACGAGTACGCGCTGCTGCGGGTGGTGCCGCGGGTCGAGCGCGGCGAGTGCCTCAACGCCGGAGTGGTGCTGCACTGCCACGCCCTGGAGCACCTCTCGGCCGTGGTGTCCCTCGACCGGGCCCGCCTGCACGCGCTGGACCCCGGTGCGGACGCCGAGGCCGTGGAGCACGCCCTGGCCGCGGTCGTGGCCGTGTGCCTGGGCCACGGCGCCGCGGGCCGGGAGCCGCGCGGCGGCCGGTTCCGCTGGCTCACCGCACCTCGCAGCACCGTGGTGCAGCCCGGGCCGGTGCACACGGGGTTGACGACCGATCCCGCCGGGGACGCCGTCCGGCTGCTCGCCCGCCTGGTGCACCCGCCGGGCTGA
- a CDS encoding HipA family kinase — MLSHVRATRYVTPLREGGSLPGLVEADDLGTYVVKFHGAGQGRKTLVAEVVTGELARALGLPVPRLVTVDVDPALAPGEPDEEVQDLLRASPGLNLGMDFLPGSLDLDAAWVDPGTAGRVLFLDALVGNVDRSWRNPNMLLWHRGPWLIDHGATLTFHHHWPGAQGFPTRPYDARDHLLLGRDPELAAAEAALAPRVTPELLTEVVAQVPERWLADEPGFTGPAEVRASYVRLLGERVAARGTWLPGVAEAVAAVPAERTAPVVGRARPGWLGPAQ, encoded by the coding sequence GTGCTGAGCCACGTGCGGGCCACCCGCTACGTCACCCCGCTCCGGGAGGGCGGTTCGCTGCCCGGGCTCGTGGAGGCCGACGACCTGGGCACCTACGTGGTGAAGTTCCACGGCGCCGGTCAGGGGCGCAAGACCCTCGTCGCCGAGGTCGTCACCGGCGAGCTCGCCCGGGCGCTCGGACTGCCCGTGCCGCGCCTGGTCACCGTGGACGTGGATCCGGCCCTCGCCCCGGGCGAGCCCGACGAGGAGGTGCAGGACCTGCTGCGCGCGAGCCCCGGGCTCAACCTCGGCATGGACTTCCTGCCCGGCTCGCTCGACCTCGACGCCGCCTGGGTGGACCCGGGGACCGCGGGGCGGGTGCTGTTCCTCGACGCGCTGGTCGGCAACGTCGACCGCTCGTGGCGCAACCCGAACATGCTGCTGTGGCACCGGGGGCCGTGGCTGATCGACCACGGGGCCACCCTGACCTTCCACCACCACTGGCCCGGGGCGCAGGGGTTCCCGACCCGTCCCTACGACGCCCGCGACCACCTTCTGCTCGGCCGGGACCCCGAGCTCGCCGCCGCCGAGGCCGCCCTCGCTCCCCGGGTGACCCCGGAGCTGCTCACGGAGGTCGTCGCGCAGGTGCCGGAGCGCTGGCTCGCCGACGAGCCCGGGTTCACCGGACCGGCCGAGGTGCGCGCGTCCTACGTCCGGCTGCTCGGCGAGCGGGTGGCGGCCCGCGGCACCTGGCTGCCGGGGGTGGCCGAGGCCGTGGCTGCCGTCCCGGCCGAGCGCACCGCGCCGGTCGTCGGCCGCGCCCGCCCGGGTTGGCTGGGTCCCGCGCAGTGA
- a CDS encoding MarR family winged helix-turn-helix transcriptional regulator, with the protein MDTDEVARLRIALARTARWLERQSTAGELSRTQLSVLGTVVRLGPLGLGRLAEIEGVHPTMLSRIVAKLDDAGLLHRTPDPADRRAAHVEVTDPGLELHLRMRAERTRLLVDRLADLSPEHRDRLLAALPAIEALAGPAGGTFPT; encoded by the coding sequence GTGGACACCGACGAGGTGGCGCGTCTCCGCATCGCCCTGGCCCGGACGGCGCGCTGGCTCGAGCGGCAGTCCACCGCCGGGGAGCTCAGCCGCACCCAGCTCTCGGTCCTGGGCACCGTCGTCCGGCTGGGCCCCCTGGGCCTGGGTCGCCTCGCCGAGATCGAGGGCGTGCACCCCACCATGCTGTCGCGCATCGTCGCCAAGCTCGACGACGCCGGCCTGCTGCACCGCACGCCCGACCCCGCCGACCGCCGGGCCGCGCACGTCGAGGTGACCGACCCCGGGCTCGAGCTCCACCTGCGCATGCGCGCCGAGCGCACCCGCCTGCTGGTCGACCGACTGGCCGATCTCAGCCCCGAGCACCGTGACCGCCTCCTGGCCGCCCTGCCCGCGATCGAAGCGCTGGCCGGGCCAGCCGGAGGGACCTTCCCCACGTGA